One genomic segment of Manis pentadactyla isolate mManPen7 chromosome 1, mManPen7.hap1, whole genome shotgun sequence includes these proteins:
- the CIDEC gene encoding lipid transferase CIDEC isoform X3: protein MCPEPGSEKHGVRHHPADKDGICHEVPQPTLPQVPGQAQDTLMLADKPFFLVLEEDGTGVDTEEYFQALADDTLFMVLQKGQKWQPPSKQGTRYQLSLSSKPAKKIDVARVTFNLYKMNPQDFIGCLNVKATLYGTYSLSYDLRCFGAKRIMKEALRWAFFSMQTTGHVLLGTSCYMQQLLDATDEGQPPKDKASSLIPTCLKILQ, encoded by the exons ATGTGCCCAGAGCCAGGATCAGAGAAACATGGA GTCAGACACCATCCAGCTGACAAGGATGGAATATGCCATGAAGTCCCTCAGCCTACTCTCCCCCAAGTCCCTGGCCAG GCCCAGGACACCCTGATGCTTGCAGACAAGCCCTTCTTCTTGGTGCTGGAAGAAGACGGCACAGGTGTAGACACAGAAGAGTATTTCCAAGCCCTGGCAGATGACACACTGTTCATGGTCCTCCAGAAGGGGCAGAAATGGCAGCCCCCATCAAAGCAG GGCACTAGGTACCAACTCTCCCTCTCCAGTAAGCCTGCCAAGAAGATCGATGTGGCCCGTGTAACCTTCAACCTGTACAAGATGAACCCACAGGACTTCATCGGTTGCCTGAATGTGAAGGCAACTCTCTATGGCACATACTCCCTTTCCTACGATCTACGCTGCTTCGGCGCCAAGAGAATCATGAA GGAAGCTCTTCGCTGGGCTTTCTTCAGCATGCAGACCACTGGCCATGTGCTGCTCGGCACCTCCTGTTACATGCAGCAGCTCCTGGATGCCACAGACGAAGGGCAGCCCCCCAAGGATAAGGCCTCATCCCTCATCCCAACTTGTCTGAAGATACTGCAATGA
- the CIDEC gene encoding lipid transferase CIDEC isoform X2, with product MEYAMKSLSLLSPKSLARYVAVSTSVVSQQLPSSEAPKARPYRVSTADRKVRKGVMAHSLEDLLCKAQDTLMLADKPFFLVLEEDGTGVDTEEYFQALADDTLFMVLQKGQKWQPPSKQGTRYQLSLSSKPAKKIDVARVTFNLYKMNPQDFIGCLNVKATLYGTYSLSYDLRCFGAKRIMKEALRWAFFSMQTTGHVLLGTSCYMQQLLDATDEGQPPKDKASSLIPTCLKILQ from the exons ATGGAATATGCCATGAAGTCCCTCAGCCTACTCTCCCCCAAGTCCCTGGCCAG gtatgtggcagtgagcaccTCGGTGGTGAGCCAGCAGCTGCCCAGCTCGGAGGCCCCCAAGGCTCGGCCCTACAGAGTAAGCACTGCTGACCGGAAGGTGCGGAAGGGCGTCATGGCGCACAGTCTTGAGGACCTCCTCTGCAAG GCCCAGGACACCCTGATGCTTGCAGACAAGCCCTTCTTCTTGGTGCTGGAAGAAGACGGCACAGGTGTAGACACAGAAGAGTATTTCCAAGCCCTGGCAGATGACACACTGTTCATGGTCCTCCAGAAGGGGCAGAAATGGCAGCCCCCATCAAAGCAG GGCACTAGGTACCAACTCTCCCTCTCCAGTAAGCCTGCCAAGAAGATCGATGTGGCCCGTGTAACCTTCAACCTGTACAAGATGAACCCACAGGACTTCATCGGTTGCCTGAATGTGAAGGCAACTCTCTATGGCACATACTCCCTTTCCTACGATCTACGCTGCTTCGGCGCCAAGAGAATCATGAA GGAAGCTCTTCGCTGGGCTTTCTTCAGCATGCAGACCACTGGCCATGTGCTGCTCGGCACCTCCTGTTACATGCAGCAGCTCCTGGATGCCACAGACGAAGGGCAGCCCCCCAAGGATAAGGCCTCATCCCTCATCCCAACTTGTCTGAAGATACTGCAATGA
- the CIDEC gene encoding lipid transferase CIDEC isoform X1, translated as MESDTIQLTRMEYAMKSLSLLSPKSLARYVAVSTSVVSQQLPSSEAPKARPYRVSTADRKVRKGVMAHSLEDLLCKAQDTLMLADKPFFLVLEEDGTGVDTEEYFQALADDTLFMVLQKGQKWQPPSKQGTRYQLSLSSKPAKKIDVARVTFNLYKMNPQDFIGCLNVKATLYGTYSLSYDLRCFGAKRIMKEALRWAFFSMQTTGHVLLGTSCYMQQLLDATDEGQPPKDKASSLIPTCLKILQ; from the exons ATGGA GTCAGACACCATCCAGCTGACAAGGATGGAATATGCCATGAAGTCCCTCAGCCTACTCTCCCCCAAGTCCCTGGCCAG gtatgtggcagtgagcaccTCGGTGGTGAGCCAGCAGCTGCCCAGCTCGGAGGCCCCCAAGGCTCGGCCCTACAGAGTAAGCACTGCTGACCGGAAGGTGCGGAAGGGCGTCATGGCGCACAGTCTTGAGGACCTCCTCTGCAAG GCCCAGGACACCCTGATGCTTGCAGACAAGCCCTTCTTCTTGGTGCTGGAAGAAGACGGCACAGGTGTAGACACAGAAGAGTATTTCCAAGCCCTGGCAGATGACACACTGTTCATGGTCCTCCAGAAGGGGCAGAAATGGCAGCCCCCATCAAAGCAG GGCACTAGGTACCAACTCTCCCTCTCCAGTAAGCCTGCCAAGAAGATCGATGTGGCCCGTGTAACCTTCAACCTGTACAAGATGAACCCACAGGACTTCATCGGTTGCCTGAATGTGAAGGCAACTCTCTATGGCACATACTCCCTTTCCTACGATCTACGCTGCTTCGGCGCCAAGAGAATCATGAA GGAAGCTCTTCGCTGGGCTTTCTTCAGCATGCAGACCACTGGCCATGTGCTGCTCGGCACCTCCTGTTACATGCAGCAGCTCCTGGATGCCACAGACGAAGGGCAGCCCCCCAAGGATAAGGCCTCATCCCTCATCCCAACTTGTCTGAAGATACTGCAATGA
- the JAGN1 gene encoding protein jagunal homolog 1: MASRAGPRAAGTDGSDFQHRERVAMHYQMSVTLKYEIKKLIYVHLVLWLLLVAKMSVGHLRLLSHDQVAMPYQWEYPYLLSIVPSLLGLLSFPRNNISYLVLSMISMGLFSIAPLIYGSMEMFPAAQQLYRHGKAYRFLFGFSAVSVMYLVLVLAVQVHAWQLYYSKKLLDSWFTSTQEKKRK, encoded by the exons ATGGCATCTCGGGCAGGCCCGCGAGCGGCCGGCACGGACGGCAGCGACTTTCAGCACCGGGAGCGCGTCGCCATGCACTACCAGATGAG TGTGACCCTCAAGTATGAAATCAAGAAGCTGATCTACGTGCATCTGGTCCTATGGCTGCTACTGGTTGCTAAGATGAGCGTGGGACACCTGAGGCTCTTGTCACATGATCAGGTGGCCATGCCCTATCAGTGGGAGTACCCGTATTTACTGAGCATTGTGCCCTCTCTCTTgggcctcctctccttcccccgcAATAACATTAGCTACCTGGTGCTCTCCATGATTAGCATGGGGCTCTTTTCTATCGCTCCCCTCATTTATGGCAGCATGGAGATGTTCCCTGCTGCACAGCAGCTCTACCGGCATGGTAAGGCCTACCGCTTCCTCTTTGGTTTTTCTGCTGTCTCCGTCATGTACCTGGTGTTGGTGCTGGCGGTCCAAGTGCACGCCTGGCAGCTATACTACAGCAAGAAGCTCCTAGACTCTTGGTTCACCAGCACACAGGAGAAGAAGCGTAAATGA